From the Burkholderia ubonensis subsp. mesacidophila genome, the window TGCCGTCGTCACCGGCGGCAGCACCGGCATCGGGCTCGCCACGGCCAAGCGCTTTGTCGCCGACGGCGCACGGGTCTTCGTGACCGGCCGGCGCCAGGCCGAGCTCGACGCCGCCGTTGCGGCAATCGGGCCGAGCGCGACGGGCATCCAGGCGGATTCCACCCGCCTCGGCGATCTCGATCGCCTCTACGCGCGCGTGAAGGCCGAGGCGGGCCGCATCGATGTCCTGTTCGTCAATGCCGGCGGCGGCTCGATGCTGCCGCTGGGGGCGTTCACCGAGGCTCAGTATGACGAAACGTTCGGCCGCAACGTGAAGGGCGTGATCTTCACCGTGCAGACGGCGTTGCCGCTGCTGGTCGACGGCGCGTCGGTGATCCTCACCGCGTCCAACGTCAGCATCAAGGGCACGCCGGCGTTCAGCGTCTACAGCGCGTCGAAAGCGGCCGTGCGCAACCTTGCGCGGAGCTGGACACTCGACCTGAAGTCTCGGGGCATCCGCGTGAACGTCATCAGCCCGGGCCCGATCAAGACGCCCGGCCTCGTCGATCTGGCCGGCCCGGACGCCGTGCAGCAGCAAGGGCTGCTCGACTACATGGCCTCGACCGTTCCGCTCGGGCGCGTCGGCGATCCCGACGAGGTCGCGGGTGTCGCCGCGTTCCTCGCTTCCCCCGATGCGAGCTTCATCGCCGGCGCCGAACTCTTCGTCGACGGCGGACAGGCCCAGATTTGACGACAGGTCCCGGAGCCGTCCGGCGGCTCCAGGCCCAGCCATTCACTTCCGACACCCGTTGCCGTCAGCGGCAACCCATCGCAAAGGACATTGTCATGAACAACCCAACCCATATCGAGGCCGCGACCATTCCGTCGGTCACCTCCAATGCTGTCAACACGATCGTTCCGGCCATCGGCCGCGTGCTGATTAGCGCCATTTTCATCCTTTCCGGGCTTTCGAAGCTTGCTGCGCCGGCGATGACGATCGGCTATATCCAGTCAGCCGGATTGCCGCTGCCGTACGTTGCGTTCGGTCTGGCCGCGTTGGTGGAGACCGTCGGCGGGACGGCGCTGCTCCTCGGCTATCGCACGCGTGTCGTCGCAAGCGTTCTGTTCGTGTTCTCGCTCGCAACCGCGGTGTTCTTCCACCACGACTTCGGCGACCAGAACCAGTTCATTCATTTCTTCAAGAACGTCGCGATGGCGGGCGGCCTGCTGCACGTGGTCGCTTTCGGCGGCGGGCGCATCAGTCTTGACGGCCGTCGCGCCTGACTTCAAACAAAGGACACGACCATGCTTGAAGTTTTCGCATTCGCCACGCCCAATAGCGTGAAGGTGCCCATTGCGCTGGAGGAGATGGGTCTCGACTATCGGCTCGTACCTGTCGACCTGCGCCGGGGAGAGCAGAAGACCGACACCTTCAGGGCAATGAATCCCGACGCAAAAGTCCCGGTGCTCGTCGACCGCTCCGCCCACGCAGATGGCGACATGGTGCTGAGCGAGTCCGCCGCAATCCTGGTCTACCTTGCGGAGAAGACCGGGCACTTTCTGCCGAAGGACGGCTCGCAGCGCAGCAAGGTCTTCGAGCAGCTCTTTTTTCACGCCTCGGGCCTTGGCCCGGCGTTCCTGCAGGCGTTCCTGGTTGCGATCCAGGCGTCGCCGCAGCCCGAGGCAAAAGCGCGTGCGCTGGCGGAGGTCGATCGGACGCTGGGCGTGCTCGATCACATTCTGGAGCGTTGTCGCTACGTTGCGGGTGATGCGTACAGCATCGCTGACATCGCGCACTTCGGATGGTTGTGGCGCCATCAGGCGATCGGTGCGACCCTCGACCGCTTTCCGTTCATTGCGCGCTGGTTCGACGAAGTTTCCGCGCGCCCGGCGGTCGTCACCGCCGTCGCAAAGACCCTGGCACTCGCCCGGTGATGCGGTCCCTCTCTTTGGACACTCACGTAACTCGATTAGGAGAACGATGATGGAAGGCCGTATCCATGAACTGCTCGAGCGCAATCTTCAGGAAGTCTTCGGAGAAGGCGACGCGGCGCGTCGTCGCGCAGCGATCGAAGCGCTTTATACCGAAGACTGCGTGCTCTACGCTCCGCCGGGTACTTTCGTCGGGCACGACGCGCTCGACAGGTTCGCCGGAGAACTTCGCGCTACGCATCCTCACTTCGTCTATACCCCGCATGGCGAGCCGCAGGCACTCCACGATGCCGGTCGCCTTGCCTGGGGCTCCGGTCCGCGGGGCGGAGCCCCCGACTATACGGGCCTGGATGTGATCATCGTTCGCGACGGGAGGATTGCGGCGCTGTACGTCTTCCTCGATTCCACGCCCTCGTAATCCGTAGCACACCGAACCCGACACGAAGGGCCGACGACGCGCAGCGCGCACGTGTCACGCATCGCCCATCTCGAAGATCGCCATCCGGCTCTCGATGCGTTGCAGAAGCACTTGCACCGCATGGGACAACGTCCGGTCGGCTTTCACCAGCAACTGGACACTCTGGCGCCCGAGGAGCGGGTGGTCGATGCGCTTGCCGACCAGCCGGCCTTCGGCCACTTCCGCGGCGATCGAATAGTCCGTCAGGAAGGCGACGCCCATTCCCGCGAGCGCGAACCGGCGCAGCACGTCGAGCGTGTTGCCGACCAGTCGCGGTTGAAAGCGCATGGTCTCTCCGCGAGACAGCATGTCGATCGTGCTGCCCAGTCCGTACATCGGCGGCATGGTGGCAAACGGGTACGAGATCGCCCGTCCGAACGTGATCGGTCCGGGGTGCGCAGCCAGCGGGTGATCCGGTCGCACGGCGGCAACGACATGATGGATGACGCTCCGATGGACCAGGATGCCCTCGGAGGTCGGCGGATTATAGGCGATGCCGATGTGCGCAATGTCCTTGCGTACATCGTCCACGATTTCCCCGGTCGCGCGAATATTCAATGAAAGCCGCACGGCCGGATATTGCTGTCCGAATTCCCACAGAATTTCATTCGTCAGCGCGGGTATCACGCCTTCACTTGCGGAAATCGCGACGTATCCCGTCGTGAGCGAACGCAGCGCATCGAGTTCGCTTTGCAGCACTTCGTAAGTCGCTTCGCATCCGCGATGGTAGCGCAGCAGGCATTCCGCCTGTTCCGTCGCGACGACGCCCGAGATGCGGCGGTCGAAAAGGTGCAAGCCGGTTTCGCTTTCGAGGCGCTGAATCTGGCGGCTCACTTCGGACGGCGCGACCTGCAGCTTGTCCGCCGCTTTGCGAAAGGAACGTTCAGCCATTACCGCTTCGAAATACTGCAATTGGCGATGGGTCGGGATTTCCATTCCGATGCTCGAAAAGACAACTGTCAATAACGACAGGTGTTGAGGTAAAGCGCAACACCCCGGTAAGCAGGATGATATCCAATCCAATCTCATTTGCCGGTAAAGTCTGAACACAATACGTTGTCGGTGGCATAGAGCAGCGCTCCAACATTCCGAGGGAATTAATGTCAATCGCGTTCGACGCCGCTGACGGCGTGCAATCCATATACCGGAAAATAGACCGCCGGGTACTCGCGTTCCTCGCCGTCGGCTATTCGATCGCGTATATCGATCGCGTGAATATCGGCTTCGCGAAAATTCAAATGCAGCAGGACCTCGGGCTGGGCGACGCCGCCTACGGCTTTGGCGCGGGCCTGTTTTTTCTCGGCTACATGCTGTTCGAGATTCCGAGCAACCAGCTGTTGACGCGAATCGGCGCGCGCAAAACGCTGAGCCGCATCATGCTGCTGTGGGGAATCGCATCGATGTCGATGCTCGTCGTCACCGACGCCACGTCGTTCTATGCGATCCGGTTTCTTCTCGGCATGTGCGAAGCCGGGTTCGCGCCCGGCATTCTCTTCTACCTGACGCGCTGGTATCCGCGTGAGCGACTCAGCCGGGCCACGGCGTTGTTGCTCGGCGCCGCGCCGATCGGCGGCGTCGTCGCCGGCCCGATCTCGGGATGGTTGCTCGAGCACCTGACGGATGTTGCGGGCCTGGCCGGCTGGCAGTGGATGTTCCTGATCGAAGGCATTCCCGCCGTGCTGCTCGGCATGATCGCGCTCACCTGGTTGAGCGATTCGCCCAGCGATGCGCAATGGCTGACGGCCGACGAGAAGCGGATGGTCATCGAGCGACTGGACGCTGCGTCGTCGAATCGCGAAGGGTGGCAATCCATGAGGGTGGTGCTGCGCGACCGCGGCATCTATCGCCTGTCGGCGATCTACTTCTGCCTGATCTGCGGGGTCTACGTCGTCGGCTTTTGGCTGCCGTCGATCCTGAAAGCGGGCGGCGTGAAGAGCGTCGCCGCGATCGGCTGGTATTCCGCGATTCCATACGTGGCGGCCGTGGCGGCGATGTACCTGCTGGCAAAGTGTTCCGATCGATTGCTCGAGCGGCGCCGGCATGCCGGCGTTGCCACCGCGGCGGGCGCGGTCGCGCTGGCGGTCGCCGCGGTCTTCGTCGACCGTTTCGGCATCGCGATCGTCGCGATCACGATCGCGACTGCGCTGACGTTCGCGGGCTACGCGGTGTTCTGGGCCATTCCGTCGGAGTATCTCCCGACCTCGATCGCCGCGAGCGGCATCGCATTCGTGAATACCGTCGGCCTGTTCGGCGGGTTTCTCAGCCCGACGATCATCGGCACGTTGAAATCGGCGACGGGCAGCACCGCCGCCGGATTGTTCGTGATCGTCGGGTTGCTCGCGCTTGGCGCGGTGCTGCTGCTGGCGCGTCCCATCGCGTCTTCGGAGGCCGCGCGCACATGAAGTGCTTCGTTGCCGGGTTTCTTCACGAAACCAATACCTTTGTGGCATCGCGGGCCCGCTACAGCGACTTCACGAGCGGTGCGAACGGTCCGATCGTCAGGGGCGACGCAATACTCGCGCTGCGGGACGCGAATCTCGCCATCGGCGGCTTTATCGGCGCGCTCGATCCCGCTACGGACGTGTTGATTCCCGGCGTCTGGGCGCACGCGACGCCGTCGGGCCCGGTCATGCGAGACGCGTTCGAGCGCATCGTCGGCGAGATCGTCGACGGGGCGCGAGCGGCGCAGGCGGACGCGGTATTTCTCGACCTTCACGGGGCGATGGTTGCCGAGCACGTCGACGACGGCGAGGGAGAACTCCTGACGCGGGTTCGCGAAGCCGTGGGGCATGGCGTGACCGTTGTCGCCGCGCTGGACCTGCACGCGAACGTGACGGCTCAAATGTTCCGCAGCGCCGACGGCCTCGTCGCGTACCGCACCTATCCTCATGTCGACATGTCCGACACCGGCGCGCGCGCGGCCCGTCTCGTCAAGAAACTCGCGCGGGAACGCGAGAACCATCATCGCGGCATCCGGCGCGGGCCGTTCCTCGTCCCGATCGAGGCGATGGCGACGTCGCGTCCGCCGGCGGCGGATCTGTACGCGGCGCTGGCGACGCTCGAAGCCGAGCTCGGCGTCGACTTGTCGATTGCGCTCGGCTTCCCGGCCGCCGATATCGCCGAGTGCGGCCCGACAATCTGGGGATACGGCGTCAGTCAAACCGCGCTCAACGAAGCGCTGGACCGCCTTTACCGTCAATTCGTGTGCGGCGAGAACGACTGGCAAGCCGCCTGCCTGTCGCCCGACGAGGCGGTGAAGACCGCCGTTTCGCTCGCGGCGAACGCGAGGCGTCCGGTGGTGATCGCCGACACGCACGACAATCCGGGCGCCGGCGCAGACTCGAACACGACCGAAATGCTCGCGGCCCTGGTGCGCCACGGCGTGACGCGCGCAGCGCTGGGGGTCATCTGCGATCCGCTCGCGGCCGCGGCGGCGCATGCCGCAGGCGTCGGATCCGCCATTGCGCTGGCCCTGGCGGAAGGCACGCCGCGCGCGTTCCGCGCGACCTTCGTCGTCGATGCGCTGTCCGACGGCGAATGCCGGCTGGAAGGGCCGATGATGCGCAACGTCACGTTGCGTCTCGGGCCGTGCGCGTGCTTGCGCGTCGACGGGGTGCGCGTGATCGTGAGCAGTGTGAAAACCCAGCTGCTGGATCGCAACCTCTATCGGATGGTCGGCATCCAGCCGGAAGCGATGGCGATCCTGGTGAACAAGAGCTCGGTGCATTTCCGTGCCGCGTTCGAGCCGATCGCCGAGGCGGTGCTGGTCGCGCGAACCGTGGACGGCATCGTCACCGATCCCGCCAGGCTGCCGTGGCGCAAACTGAACCCTTCCGTCCGGATTGCGCCGGGATATGAAGGGCAGGGCCGGATTTGAGCAGGAGGGAACATACGCCAGACGGAAAATGCACGTTTCGTTCAATATCATGCGCACTCCCAATCTTATTGAACGGCGGCGGACATGACGCGACACGCCCCCAACATTCCTCTTCATCGGGAAGACACGATATGCCAACCTATCGGGACTTGAAAGCCCAGATTCGCACGCTTCAGGCACAGGCGGAGATCGCACGCAAGCGGGAAATCTCGGTTGCGGTCCAGAAGATTCGAGAAATGATCGCCGAGTTCGATCTGAAACCCGAGGACCTGTTTGCCGATATCCAGCGAAAGTCACGTCGAATCAGGCGTCGCGCACCCGCTACGGCAAAGTATCGCGACCCCGCATCGGGTGCGCTCTGGAGTGGACGCGGCAAGGAGCCTCGGTGGATCGCCGGTCGTGATCGCGACATGTACCTGATCCGGACGCCGACATTAACGGCGGCAACGCTCGACGCGTGCTGAATCCGTGAATCCCACGCGATTCGCCCGTACTGCTGCTCGACATCCCGCGACGTAAGCGGCCTAGCGTCGCGTGAGCATCCCGTACGCACACTCTGCTTCACGCAATCCCATGTCCAAAACCGCTTGGGAAGAACGAATCAGTGCCGCCATCGGCGTCGTGTGCGCGGGCGTCCGTGCTTGCATCCCCGCTCGATATCGGAAGCACGTGGGCCGTCGGGATTCGGGTGCGCGTGTCGCGGACTCGATCGCCGCCGATTCCGTTCAGGCAGCGATCGTAGACGCCGCCGAGGCGGAAGCATGCGTGGCGGAACTCGAGAAACTGGAAGGACGGTATGCGATGTCGGCAACCGCATGCCTTTCGAGCGCTCACGCCCGCATTGAACTGCTCGGGCTCCGCGTGAGGAAGGCACGGTTGCACGCCAGGCGCGCGCGGGTTCATGCCGACACCGCCGTGCTGATTTTTCGGAGTGGAGTCGATAGCGATCTCGACGCCACCTCGCAAACGCTCAGGCACCATGCCGATCTCGCGAGGCAAGCGCGCCTGCTTGCCAGCGATCTCCTCGACATTTCGCTCGCGTCGGAAACGCGCGAGAAATCCCGATTTGCCAGGCGCGGACGATCATGGTGGCCGCGCGCGAGCCACCGCCCGGGTTGGTTGCGGCCGGCGCCACCGCCAGCGTCGCGCGACGCCCGGGAGCCGGAAGCGCTCGACTGAGACCGGGAACGTCGTCGAGCCAGCGTCAGCCGCCGAGCCTGTTGGCGACGCGGCCAAGGAACAGGCGCAGCGCGAGACGCTGTATCGCCTTGCCGTAGGGCGGGTGGAACAACTCGACCGGGAACCAGCGGCGCTCCTCCAGCACGGCTTTCGCGTGCGACAGCTCGCGGAAACCCTCCTGACCGTGGTAGTTGCCGGTGCCGGACGTGCCGATGCCGCCGAACGGCAAATCGTGATTGATCACGTGCCAGCCCCAGTCGTTGACGGTCACGCCGCCGGAGTGCGTGCGCTCGAGCAGCGTCTGGTATTCGTGCTTGTCGTGGCCGAAGTAATAGAGCGCGAGCGGGCGCGTGTCGCGCTGGACGTGCGCGATGGCGTCGTCGAATTCCCGGTAGGTGAACACCGGCAGGATCGGCCCGAAAATCTCTTCGCGGGCGAGTCGCATGTCAGGCGTCACGCCCGTGACGACGTGCAGCGGAAGATGCCTGCCGCCGCTCGGCATCGCGCACGCGATCACCCGGGCGCCGCGCGAGCGTGCGTCGTCGAGCAAGTCGTTCATGCGCTGGTGTGCACGGTCGTGGATCATCGCCGTGTAGTCGGCGCTGTCGCTCGGGAAGAATTGATTGGCAGCGCTGACGACTGCCGACACGAACGCATCGACGGCGTGTTCCGGCACCAGCGCGTAGTCCGGCGCAACGCAGATCTGGCCGGCGTTGACGGTCTTGCCGTGGGCGATCTTGCGCGCGGCACGTTCGAGATTCGCGCTGCGCGACACGATCGCTGGCGATTTGCCGCCCAGCTCCAGCGTGACGGGCGTGAGATTGTCGGCGGCCGCGCGCATCACGTGGCGGCCCACCTGCGGCGACCCGGTGAACACGAGATGATCGAACGGCAACGCGCTGAACTGCTGGGCGACGCCGGCATCGCCTTCGACGATCGCGACCTGATCCTCGGAAAAGGCGTCCGCCAGCAGCGCGCGCAGCGCGCGCGACGTGGCCGGCGCGAATTCGGACGTCTTGATCAGGCAGCGATTGCCGGCCGCGAGCGCGGTGGCGAGCGGGCCGAGTGCGAGATAGATCGGGAAGTTCCACGGCACCAGCACGCCGACGACGCCTTTCGGCTGATACGTCACGTACGCGCGATTGGTGGTGAACAGCAGCTCCGTATGCCGGCGCGAAGGCTTCATCCAGCGCTTCAGATGGCGCAGCAGGTGATTGATGTGCAACACCGAAGGAAGCACGTCCACGGTCGCGGTTTCCGCGTGCGCGCGCCTGCTGAAGTCCTCGTTGGCCGCGGCGACGAGGGCCGGGGTGTGCGCGATGATCGCCTGTTTCAGGCCGAGCAGCGCGTGCCGACGCTCGACGTACGCGGGATAAGGATGCGCGTCGAACGCGACGCGCTGGCGGCGCAGCAGCAGCAGCAGCGGCAGGGAATCGTTACGCACCGGGTCGGGAAGAGGCGTCATGGTCGCTCCAATAATTGTACTGAGCGTTCAGTACAATTAGAATATGGCGGTTCCCGGCGGGCCCTGTCAACCTGTCGCGAAATGTTCTAGGGAAACTCCCGAGTTAGAATCGCCGATCACCTGTCCGGTCCATCCCATGACTCAAACTGCTTCAGACGAAACGGGCGCGCGTCCGTCGACGGTCAAGAACAAGCGTGGCCTCGAGACGCGGCAACGTGTGCTCGTGGTGACGAAAGCGCTCATCGGCGAGCACGGCTATGGCGAGGTGACGCTCGACCAGATCTCGAGCGCGGCGGGGGTGGCGAAGAGCAGCCTGCTCTGGCACTTCGGCAGCAAGGAGGCGCTGCTCGCCGAGGCGGTGACGAGCCTGTTCCAGGAAGTCGAGGCGCAGTTGCTGCCGGAGGCAGCCGTCGGGTTGCCGGTCGCGGCGCGCACCCGCCATCTGTTCGAGCGGGTTGCCGAGGCCTTCACGCGCAATCCCGAGGCCAAGGGGATCATCCTGTCGCTGCTGTTCTCGGGCGGCGTGCCCGAGCAGGTAAGGGCGCGGATTCAGGCCGGCTGGCACGAACACGCCGTGTCCATCGCGTCGTTCCTCGGCACGCCCGAACGGCCGTTTCCTCCCGACCTGGCCCGGACCATGGTCGCGATGTTTCATGGCGCGTATTGCCAGTGGTACGCAGACGGGCGGACGCAGCCGATCATGACTTATCTCGCGCCGGCCCGGCAGCTCATACTCGATTGGCTCGACGGCCCGCGTTGAAAAACGTGGTGCGCGTCCCGTTATTGGAACTGCTGCAGGAATGCCGCGAGCTTGCGGCCGAGCGTGCGATGGTGATCGGCCGAAAAGTGGACGCCATCCACCGGGCTGAC encodes:
- a CDS encoding SDR family NAD(P)-dependent oxidoreductase, producing MERKLEGKIAVVTGGSTGIGLATAKRFVADGARVFVTGRRQAELDAAVAAIGPSATGIQADSTRLGDLDRLYARVKAEAGRIDVLFVNAGGGSMLPLGAFTEAQYDETFGRNVKGVIFTVQTALPLLVDGASVILTASNVSIKGTPAFSVYSASKAAVRNLARSWTLDLKSRGIRVNVISPGPIKTPGLVDLAGPDAVQQQGLLDYMASTVPLGRVGDPDEVAGVAAFLASPDASFIAGAELFVDGGQAQI
- a CDS encoding DoxX family protein; amino-acid sequence: MNNPTHIEAATIPSVTSNAVNTIVPAIGRVLISAIFILSGLSKLAAPAMTIGYIQSAGLPLPYVAFGLAALVETVGGTALLLGYRTRVVASVLFVFSLATAVFFHHDFGDQNQFIHFFKNVAMAGGLLHVVAFGGGRISLDGRRA
- a CDS encoding glutathione S-transferase family protein; its protein translation is MLEVFAFATPNSVKVPIALEEMGLDYRLVPVDLRRGEQKTDTFRAMNPDAKVPVLVDRSAHADGDMVLSESAAILVYLAEKTGHFLPKDGSQRSKVFEQLFFHASGLGPAFLQAFLVAIQASPQPEAKARALAEVDRTLGVLDHILERCRYVAGDAYSIADIAHFGWLWRHQAIGATLDRFPFIARWFDEVSARPAVVTAVAKTLALAR
- a CDS encoding nuclear transport factor 2 family protein; protein product: MEGRIHELLERNLQEVFGEGDAARRRAAIEALYTEDCVLYAPPGTFVGHDALDRFAGELRATHPHFVYTPHGEPQALHDAGRLAWGSGPRGGAPDYTGLDVIIVRDGRIAALYVFLDSTPS
- a CDS encoding LysR family transcriptional regulator, whose translation is MEIPTHRQLQYFEAVMAERSFRKAADKLQVAPSEVSRQIQRLESETGLHLFDRRISGVVATEQAECLLRYHRGCEATYEVLQSELDALRSLTTGYVAISASEGVIPALTNEILWEFGQQYPAVRLSLNIRATGEIVDDVRKDIAHIGIAYNPPTSEGILVHRSVIHHVVAAVRPDHPLAAHPGPITFGRAISYPFATMPPMYGLGSTIDMLSRGETMRFQPRLVGNTLDVLRRFALAGMGVAFLTDYSIAAEVAEGRLVGKRIDHPLLGRQSVQLLVKADRTLSHAVQVLLQRIESRMAIFEMGDA
- a CDS encoding MFS transporter, whose protein sequence is MSIAFDAADGVQSIYRKIDRRVLAFLAVGYSIAYIDRVNIGFAKIQMQQDLGLGDAAYGFGAGLFFLGYMLFEIPSNQLLTRIGARKTLSRIMLLWGIASMSMLVVTDATSFYAIRFLLGMCEAGFAPGILFYLTRWYPRERLSRATALLLGAAPIGGVVAGPISGWLLEHLTDVAGLAGWQWMFLIEGIPAVLLGMIALTWLSDSPSDAQWLTADEKRMVIERLDAASSNREGWQSMRVVLRDRGIYRLSAIYFCLICGVYVVGFWLPSILKAGGVKSVAAIGWYSAIPYVAAVAAMYLLAKCSDRLLERRRHAGVATAAGAVALAVAAVFVDRFGIAIVAITIATALTFAGYAVFWAIPSEYLPTSIAASGIAFVNTVGLFGGFLSPTIIGTLKSATGSTAAGLFVIVGLLALGAVLLLARPIASSEAART
- a CDS encoding M81 family metallopeptidase; this translates as MKCFVAGFLHETNTFVASRARYSDFTSGANGPIVRGDAILALRDANLAIGGFIGALDPATDVLIPGVWAHATPSGPVMRDAFERIVGEIVDGARAAQADAVFLDLHGAMVAEHVDDGEGELLTRVREAVGHGVTVVAALDLHANVTAQMFRSADGLVAYRTYPHVDMSDTGARAARLVKKLARERENHHRGIRRGPFLVPIEAMATSRPPAADLYAALATLEAELGVDLSIALGFPAADIAECGPTIWGYGVSQTALNEALDRLYRQFVCGENDWQAACLSPDEAVKTAVSLAANARRPVVIADTHDNPGAGADSNTTEMLAALVRHGVTRAALGVICDPLAAAAAHAAGVGSAIALALAEGTPRAFRATFVVDALSDGECRLEGPMMRNVTLRLGPCACLRVDGVRVIVSSVKTQLLDRNLYRMVGIQPEAMAILVNKSSVHFRAAFEPIAEAVLVARTVDGIVTDPARLPWRKLNPSVRIAPGYEGQGRI
- a CDS encoding H-NS histone family protein, with the protein product MPTYRDLKAQIRTLQAQAEIARKREISVAVQKIREMIAEFDLKPEDLFADIQRKSRRIRRRAPATAKYRDPASGALWSGRGKEPRWIAGRDRDMYLIRTPTLTAATLDAC
- a CDS encoding coniferyl aldehyde dehydrogenase, which translates into the protein MTPLPDPVRNDSLPLLLLLRRQRVAFDAHPYPAYVERRHALLGLKQAIIAHTPALVAAANEDFSRRAHAETATVDVLPSVLHINHLLRHLKRWMKPSRRHTELLFTTNRAYVTYQPKGVVGVLVPWNFPIYLALGPLATALAAGNRCLIKTSEFAPATSRALRALLADAFSEDQVAIVEGDAGVAQQFSALPFDHLVFTGSPQVGRHVMRAAADNLTPVTLELGGKSPAIVSRSANLERAARKIAHGKTVNAGQICVAPDYALVPEHAVDAFVSAVVSAANQFFPSDSADYTAMIHDRAHQRMNDLLDDARSRGARVIACAMPSGGRHLPLHVVTGVTPDMRLAREEIFGPILPVFTYREFDDAIAHVQRDTRPLALYYFGHDKHEYQTLLERTHSGGVTVNDWGWHVINHDLPFGGIGTSGTGNYHGQEGFRELSHAKAVLEERRWFPVELFHPPYGKAIQRLALRLFLGRVANRLGG
- a CDS encoding TetR/AcrR family transcriptional regulator — protein: MTQTASDETGARPSTVKNKRGLETRQRVLVVTKALIGEHGYGEVTLDQISSAAGVAKSSLLWHFGSKEALLAEAVTSLFQEVEAQLLPEAAVGLPVAARTRHLFERVAEAFTRNPEAKGIILSLLFSGGVPEQVRARIQAGWHEHAVSIASFLGTPERPFPPDLARTMVAMFHGAYCQWYADGRTQPIMTYLAPARQLILDWLDGPR